The Mycolicibacterium mageritense genome contains a region encoding:
- the hxlB gene encoding 6-phospho-3-hexuloisomerase encodes MSLKTSVDDIKRNLPLVRDEIADTAAKVDEQQVAELARHLCRHTRVFVAGAGRSGLVLRMFAMRLMHFGLTVHVAGDTTTPAISSGDLLLVASGSGTTSGVVKSAETATKAGARIAAFTTNPDSPLARLSDAVVIIPAAQKTDHGSSVSRQYAGSLFEQVLFVVTEAVFQSLWDNTDVQAEELWLRHANLE; translated from the coding sequence TTGAGTTTGAAGACAAGTGTCGATGACATTAAGCGCAACCTGCCCCTCGTCCGGGACGAGATCGCGGACACCGCAGCCAAAGTCGACGAACAGCAGGTGGCCGAACTCGCACGCCACCTGTGCCGGCACACCCGGGTGTTCGTCGCCGGGGCGGGTCGCAGCGGGCTGGTCCTGCGGATGTTCGCGATGCGGCTGATGCACTTCGGCCTGACCGTGCATGTTGCCGGCGATACCACCACGCCGGCAATCAGTTCCGGTGACCTGCTGTTGGTGGCCTCGGGGTCGGGAACGACCTCGGGCGTTGTCAAGTCGGCCGAGACGGCCACCAAGGCAGGTGCGCGCATCGCCGCGTTCACCACCAATCCGGATTCTCCGCTGGCCCGCCTGTCCGACGCGGTGGTGATCATTCCCGCCGCGCAGAAGACCGATCATGGCTCCAGCGTTTCCCGCCAGTACGCCGGATCCCTGTTCGAGCAAGTGCTTTTCGTCGTCACCGAGGCCGTGTTCCAGTCGCTATGGGACAACACCGATGTTCAGGCCGAAGAACTCTGGCTGCGGCACGCCAACCTCGAATAG
- the tkt gene encoding transketolase, protein MTQTADAILAEPNSTPSVLNWTTEDQRAVDTVRVLAADAVEKVGNGHPGTAMSLAPAAYLLFQKLMRHDPRDPDWVGRDRFILSPGHSSLTLYIQLFLAGYGLELEDLKSFRTWGSLTPGHPEYKHTKGVEITTGPLGQGLASSVGFAYSQRRMRGLLDPDAAPGTSPFDHTIWVIASDGDLQEGVTSEASSLAGHQELGNLVVVYDENHISIEDDTDISFTEDVLGRYESYGWHVQRVDWTRTGEYREDVEELYAALLAAKAETSKPSIISLRTIIGYPAPKKQNTGKIHGSALGAEEVAAVKEVLGFDPAKSFDVDPAILAHARAAIDRGAAARSEWDESFQSWQAANPDAAALLRRIEARQLPDGVDAVLPVFEAGKDVSTRAASGKVLNALGPVLPELWGGSADLAESNNTTIEGSPSFIPVSRSTNAWKGNPYGRVLHFGIREHAAASIVNGISLHGPTRAFSGTFLIFSDYQRPAIRLSALMGVPAVYVWSHDSIGLGEDGPTHQPVEQLSTLRAIPGLDVVRPGDANEVGIAWKTILENHENPAGIVLTRQNIPTFARGEGAAEGDTFASAAGVAKGGYVLAEASRDGATVPAQVLLIATGSEVQLAVQAREALQAEGIPTRVISMPCVEWFNKQDAAYRESVLPAAVTARVSVEAGLALGWKEFVGDAGRSVSLEHFGASADYKRLFQEFGITADAVVAAAKDSITAAGN, encoded by the coding sequence GTGACTCAGACAGCAGATGCGATCCTTGCCGAGCCCAATTCGACACCGTCGGTGTTGAACTGGACAACCGAGGACCAGCGTGCCGTGGACACCGTCCGGGTGCTGGCCGCGGATGCGGTGGAGAAGGTCGGCAACGGTCATCCGGGTACGGCGATGAGCCTGGCTCCGGCGGCGTACCTGTTGTTCCAGAAGCTGATGCGCCACGACCCCCGCGACCCTGACTGGGTGGGCCGTGACCGGTTCATCCTCTCGCCGGGCCATTCGTCGCTGACGCTGTACATCCAGCTGTTCCTTGCCGGTTACGGGCTGGAGCTGGAGGATCTGAAGTCCTTCCGCACCTGGGGTTCTCTGACGCCCGGCCATCCGGAGTACAAGCACACCAAGGGCGTGGAGATCACCACCGGCCCGCTGGGTCAGGGTCTCGCGTCGTCGGTCGGATTCGCGTACTCGCAGCGCCGGATGCGCGGGCTGCTCGACCCGGACGCAGCCCCGGGAACCTCACCGTTCGACCACACGATCTGGGTGATCGCATCCGATGGTGACCTGCAGGAAGGTGTGACGTCCGAGGCTTCCTCCCTCGCCGGGCACCAGGAACTGGGCAACCTCGTCGTGGTCTACGACGAGAACCACATCTCGATCGAGGACGACACCGACATCTCGTTCACCGAGGACGTCCTGGGGCGCTACGAGTCCTATGGCTGGCACGTCCAGCGCGTGGACTGGACCCGCACCGGTGAGTACCGGGAAGACGTCGAGGAACTGTACGCGGCTCTGCTGGCCGCGAAGGCGGAAACCTCGAAGCCGTCCATCATTTCGCTGCGCACCATCATCGGCTACCCGGCCCCGAAGAAGCAGAACACGGGCAAGATCCACGGTTCTGCGTTGGGCGCCGAGGAAGTCGCGGCGGTGAAGGAAGTGCTCGGCTTCGACCCCGCCAAGTCCTTCGACGTCGACCCGGCAATCCTGGCCCACGCCCGTGCGGCAATCGACCGCGGCGCGGCCGCGCGTAGCGAATGGGACGAGTCGTTCCAGTCCTGGCAGGCCGCCAATCCGGACGCCGCCGCGTTGCTGCGACGCATCGAGGCCAGGCAGCTTCCCGACGGTGTCGACGCCGTCCTACCGGTTTTCGAAGCGGGCAAGGACGTCTCGACGCGTGCGGCATCCGGCAAGGTTCTCAACGCGCTCGGTCCGGTCCTCCCCGAACTCTGGGGCGGTTCGGCCGACCTGGCCGAGTCGAACAACACGACCATCGAGGGATCACCGTCGTTCATTCCGGTCTCCCGTTCGACGAATGCGTGGAAAGGCAACCCGTACGGACGGGTTCTTCACTTCGGCATCCGTGAGCACGCTGCCGCGTCGATCGTCAACGGAATCTCGCTGCACGGTCCCACGCGCGCTTTCTCCGGCACGTTCCTGATCTTCAGTGACTACCAGCGCCCGGCCATCCGGCTGTCCGCGCTGATGGGTGTGCCGGCTGTCTACGTCTGGTCGCACGACTCCATCGGCCTGGGTGAGGATGGCCCGACCCACCAGCCCGTGGAACAGCTTTCGACCCTGCGTGCGATCCCCGGCCTGGACGTAGTGCGTCCCGGCGACGCCAACGAGGTCGGCATCGCGTGGAAGACCATCCTGGAGAACCACGAGAACCCGGCAGGGATCGTGCTGACCCGGCAGAACATCCCGACCTTTGCCCGTGGCGAAGGCGCAGCCGAGGGTGACACGTTCGCATCCGCGGCCGGGGTGGCGAAAGGTGGTTACGTGCTGGCCGAGGCTTCCCGGGACGGCGCCACCGTGCCGGCCCAGGTGCTGCTGATCGCCACCGGCTCCGAGGTCCAGCTGGCGGTCCAGGCCCGAGAAGCGCTCCAGGCCGAAGGCATCCCCACCCGCGTGATCTCCATGCCGTGCGTCGAATGGTTCAACAAGCAGGACGCCGCCTACCGCGAGTCCGTGCTTCCTGCCGCCGTGACGGCCCGTGTCTCGGTCGAGGCCGGATTGGCCCTGGGCTGGAAGGAGTTCGTCGGCGACGCCGGACGTTCGGTCAGCCTTGAGCACTTCGGGGCATCGGCGGATTACAAGCGCCTGTTCCAGGAGTTCGGCATCACCGCAGACGCGGTCGTCGCCGCCGCCAAGGACTCCATCACCGCGGCAGGCAACTAA
- a CDS encoding TetR/AcrR family transcriptional regulator, which yields MRVSADERRGQLIAATLELMRREGVQSVTMRAIAKEANAPLATAHYCFDDKSELMDAAAEAWLQNLNRFSRDISVHLGLRKAVEQVAEEYWRSLTEEPASLLAEIELILWATRNAAVSPLAAKIYPAYVVELGNIFSSAAENNGDQCHIDIATLVRSFLMIYDGAAIQYMTDPAAADYRDMFFTMVDALLIRAGV from the coding sequence ATGCGGGTGTCCGCCGATGAACGAAGAGGACAGCTGATCGCAGCGACCCTGGAACTGATGAGGCGGGAAGGCGTTCAGTCAGTGACGATGCGGGCCATCGCCAAGGAGGCCAATGCCCCCTTGGCGACCGCGCACTATTGCTTCGACGACAAGAGCGAGCTCATGGACGCGGCCGCCGAAGCTTGGTTGCAGAACCTGAACCGGTTTTCTCGTGACATCTCGGTTCACCTGGGTCTCCGCAAGGCCGTGGAACAAGTGGCCGAAGAGTACTGGCGTTCGTTGACGGAAGAGCCCGCGAGCCTCCTCGCCGAGATCGAGCTCATCCTGTGGGCAACGCGCAATGCTGCCGTAAGCCCGTTGGCCGCGAAGATCTACCCCGCCTACGTGGTGGAGCTGGGGAACATATTTTCCTCGGCGGCCGAAAACAACGGGGATCAGTGTCACATCGACATCGCGACGCTCGTACGGTCGTTCCTGATGATCTACGACGGAGCGGCAATTCAATACATGACCGACCCGGCCGCGGCCGATTACCGCGACATGTTCTTCACGATGGTGGACGCGCTGCTGATCAGGGCCGGCGTCTAG
- a CDS encoding cupin domain-containing protein: MRCRFINADPVGAWDDFILSEWELERCGWEDFHPHTETAFVVAGELHIECDGESVVLRPGDSARVNAGRAGRYWAPVYARMLTTYGPNPDGMESHSFRYFEL, encoded by the coding sequence ATGCGCTGCAGATTCATAAATGCCGATCCGGTGGGCGCCTGGGACGATTTCATACTCTCTGAATGGGAGCTCGAGAGGTGCGGTTGGGAGGACTTCCACCCTCACACCGAGACGGCCTTCGTGGTAGCCGGCGAGCTCCACATCGAGTGTGACGGTGAGTCTGTCGTCCTGCGACCGGGAGACTCTGCGCGGGTGAACGCCGGTCGCGCGGGCCGATACTGGGCACCCGTGTACGCGCGGATGCTCACCACGTACGGCCCCAACCCTGACGGCATGGAATCTCACTCCTTTCGATACTTCGAACTCTGA
- a CDS encoding NAD(P)-binding domain-containing protein yields MTLRVGIIGAGPSGLAQLRAFESARQKGAKIPEIICFEKQDDWGGQWNYGWRIGLDGYGEPVHSSMYRHLWSNGPKECLEFSDYSFDEHFGRPISSFPPRAVLVDYIKGRVEKSDVRKYVKFNTVARHTSYNETTQEFTVTVEDLKTNQTETHVFDKLVVATGHFHVPLVPEFEGINTFPGEVLHAHDFRGAERFFGKRLLMIGSSYSAEDIGMQAHKMGAASITMTYRTNPMGYKWPWNTVERPLVTRFTGNTAHFSDGTQDDFDAVILCTGYQHKYPFLPSELSLTSPNVLYPANLYKGVVWQHNTNLFYLGAQDQYYTFNMFDAQAWFARDVMTGVIDLPAFDKREADIELWLERQAALPDHDAEAEFQTEYVRELIDATDYPSFDLDAVCQLFKDWMHNKHEDILGYRDAVHRSVITGTLSAKHHTRWLNALDDSMHRYLHGPSQDDTHAPAGLTDRHRGRHDNTTGAGAGPSLIHHTEVLEARPQTAHS; encoded by the coding sequence ATGACACTGCGTGTCGGAATTATCGGCGCCGGTCCCAGCGGCTTGGCGCAACTCCGGGCATTCGAATCAGCACGCCAAAAAGGCGCCAAGATACCCGAAATCATCTGCTTTGAGAAGCAGGACGACTGGGGCGGTCAGTGGAACTACGGCTGGCGCATCGGCCTGGACGGATACGGCGAGCCCGTGCACTCCAGCATGTACCGCCACCTATGGTCCAACGGGCCCAAGGAGTGCCTTGAGTTCTCCGACTACTCCTTCGACGAGCACTTCGGCCGCCCCATTTCGTCCTTCCCGCCCCGCGCAGTCCTCGTCGACTACATCAAGGGCCGCGTGGAGAAATCCGACGTCCGCAAATACGTCAAGTTCAACACCGTGGCACGCCACACCAGCTACAACGAGACGACGCAGGAATTCACCGTCACCGTCGAGGATCTCAAGACCAACCAGACCGAGACCCACGTCTTCGACAAACTCGTCGTCGCCACCGGCCACTTCCACGTCCCCCTGGTGCCCGAGTTCGAAGGCATCAACACCTTCCCCGGCGAGGTACTCCACGCGCACGACTTCCGCGGCGCAGAACGGTTCTTCGGCAAACGGCTGCTGATGATCGGCAGCAGCTACTCCGCCGAGGACATCGGCATGCAAGCCCACAAAATGGGCGCCGCATCCATCACCATGACCTACCGCACCAACCCGATGGGCTACAAGTGGCCGTGGAACACCGTCGAACGCCCACTCGTCACCCGATTCACCGGCAACACCGCACATTTCAGTGACGGCACCCAAGACGACTTCGACGCCGTCATACTCTGCACCGGATACCAACACAAATACCCGTTCCTGCCCAGCGAGCTGTCCCTGACGTCACCGAACGTGCTGTACCCGGCCAACCTCTACAAAGGCGTTGTCTGGCAACACAACACCAACCTGTTCTACCTCGGCGCGCAGGACCAGTACTACACCTTCAACATGTTCGACGCCCAAGCCTGGTTTGCCCGCGACGTCATGACCGGCGTCATCGACCTGCCCGCGTTCGACAAGCGCGAAGCCGACATCGAACTCTGGCTCGAACGCCAAGCCGCACTGCCCGACCACGACGCAGAAGCCGAATTCCAAACCGAATACGTCCGCGAACTCATCGACGCCACCGACTACCCGTCCTTCGACCTCGACGCCGTGTGCCAACTGTTCAAAGACTGGATGCACAACAAGCACGAGGACATCCTCGGCTACCGCGACGCCGTACACCGCTCCGTGATCACCGGCACCCTCTCCGCCAAACACCACACACGATGGCTCAATGCCCTCGACGACTCAATGCACCGCTACCTACACGGCCCCTCACAAGACGACACCCACGCTCCCGCCGGCCTCACCGACAGACACCGCGGCCGCCACGACAACACCACCGGCGCCGGCGCAGGACCATCACTGATCCACCACACCGAAGTGCTCGAAGCCCGGCCGCAGACAGCACATTCCTGA
- a CDS encoding cupin domain-containing protein — translation MTTLVGTLSKAGAIHKVENGFVGLPDMNTPGTDAAIGDALHNPEGTVMSAGFFELKKSQPLIYTYTYDEMKLVVKGEFILTDQDTGEVTHAKERDVLFFPKGTTVKFETPEYGLGFFAGDRTFAP, via the coding sequence ATGACAACTCTCGTAGGAACCCTCAGCAAGGCCGGGGCCATCCACAAAGTGGAAAACGGCTTCGTCGGGTTGCCGGACATGAACACCCCCGGAACCGACGCCGCCATCGGCGACGCCCTCCACAACCCCGAAGGCACCGTCATGAGCGCCGGCTTCTTCGAACTCAAGAAGTCCCAACCCCTCATCTACACCTACACCTACGACGAAATGAAGCTCGTCGTCAAAGGCGAATTCATCCTCACCGACCAAGACACCGGCGAAGTCACCCACGCCAAAGAACGCGACGTCCTGTTCTTCCCCAAAGGCACCACCGTCAAATTCGAAACCCCCGAATACGGCCTCGGATTCTTCGCAGGCGACCGCACCTTCGCCCCCTGA
- a CDS encoding glucose-6-phosphate dehydrogenase assembly protein OpcA gives MEKAVIVDLSDTTTSNVSKKIMALREQSGVIALSRVLTLVVVTRSGLEEEAIEAANEASREHPCRIIVLADGGACAPNRLDAQIRVGGDAGASEVIILRGYGELATDSESLVAGLLLPDAPIVAWWPRGAPRNAGETSIGRIAHRRITDSANEDEPLAALENIRNTYKAGDTDLAWTRLTNWRIQLAAALDHVDASPVTAVTVEGASDSASTLLLAAWLKLTLKAPVTVVAERAGTGIRSVRLRRDTGDVVLSRPDRSVAELTQPGQPTQRISLPRRTLKDCLAEELRRLDPDEVFGETVCSIGTFSVHQHVA, from the coding sequence GTGGAGAAGGCCGTGATCGTAGATCTTTCCGACACCACCACCTCGAACGTCTCCAAGAAGATCATGGCCCTGCGTGAGCAGAGCGGCGTGATCGCCCTCAGCCGGGTGCTCACGCTCGTGGTGGTCACACGTTCGGGGCTCGAAGAGGAGGCCATCGAGGCCGCCAATGAGGCCAGCCGCGAACACCCTTGCCGCATAATCGTTCTCGCCGACGGAGGGGCGTGTGCTCCGAACCGGCTGGACGCCCAGATTCGAGTGGGCGGCGACGCAGGCGCCTCCGAAGTCATCATTCTGCGCGGCTACGGGGAACTGGCCACCGACAGTGAATCCCTGGTCGCCGGGTTGCTGCTGCCCGATGCGCCGATCGTGGCGTGGTGGCCTCGCGGCGCGCCGCGCAATGCCGGCGAGACCTCTATCGGACGCATTGCCCACCGTCGAATCACCGACTCGGCGAACGAGGACGAACCGCTGGCGGCTTTGGAGAACATCCGGAACACCTACAAGGCCGGCGACACCGACCTCGCCTGGACCCGCCTGACCAACTGGCGGATCCAGCTGGCGGCGGCGCTGGACCACGTCGATGCTTCCCCCGTCACCGCCGTCACCGTCGAGGGCGCCTCGGACTCGGCCAGCACCCTGCTCCTCGCGGCATGGCTCAAGTTGACCCTGAAGGCTCCCGTCACCGTCGTGGCCGAGCGGGCGGGGACCGGTATCCGCAGTGTCCGCCTACGTCGTGACACCGGCGATGTCGTGTTGTCCCGGCCGGATCGCTCGGTTGCCGAACTGACGCAGCCGGGACAGCCCACCCAGCGGATCTCTCTGCCGCGCCGCACCCTCAAGGACTGCCTGGCCGAAGAACTCCGCCGGCTGGACCCCGATGAAGTCTTCGGCGAGACCGTTTGCAGTATCGGCACTTTCAGCGTGCACCAACACGTTGCGTGA
- the hxlA gene encoding 3-hexulose-6-phosphate synthase yields the protein MKLQVAIDLLTTEAALELAGQVAEYVDIIELGTPLIKAEGLPAITAVKNAHPDKIVFADLKTMDAGELEADIAFKAGADLVTVLGAADDSTIAGAVKAAKAHNKGVVVDLIGVADKVTRAKEVRALGAKFVEMHAGLDEQAKPGFDLNGLLAAGAEARVPFSVAGGVKVATIPAVQQAGAEVAVAGGAIYGADDPARAAKELRAAIV from the coding sequence ATGAAGCTCCAAGTCGCCATCGACCTGCTGACCACCGAAGCCGCCCTCGAATTGGCCGGCCAGGTTGCCGAATACGTGGACATCATCGAGCTCGGCACGCCCCTGATCAAGGCCGAAGGGCTGCCCGCCATCACCGCCGTGAAGAACGCCCACCCGGACAAGATCGTCTTCGCCGATCTCAAGACGATGGACGCCGGTGAACTCGAGGCCGATATCGCGTTCAAGGCCGGCGCCGACCTCGTCACCGTCCTCGGTGCGGCAGACGATTCCACCATCGCAGGCGCCGTCAAGGCGGCCAAGGCCCACAACAAGGGCGTCGTCGTCGACCTCATCGGCGTGGCAGACAAGGTCACCCGCGCCAAGGAAGTCCGCGCGCTCGGTGCCAAGTTCGTGGAGATGCACGCCGGCCTGGACGAGCAGGCCAAGCCCGGTTTCGACCTCAACGGGTTGCTCGCCGCGGGTGCGGAAGCTCGCGTTCCCTTCTCGGTGGCCGGAGGCGTCAAGGTCGCCACGATCCCAGCTGTCCAGCAGGCTGGTGCCGAGGTTGCCGTCGCGGGCGGCGCCATCTACGGCGCAGACGACCCGGCCCGGGCGGCGAAGGAACTCCGCGCCGCCATCGTGTAG
- a CDS encoding helix-turn-helix transcriptional regulator, protein MSGTINQPVKEAAAPPTDLPWPLLHAVAALAQAPLVQIAEQLRAATLPYLRSSALVIFTEDCTGRPQKKAGAEEIISRVSIAELDALRATLSDEAPWFGEAELAGRPRPALAVKHAPSGALLVLTDPHPSDPEHNAGLDLVTYLWRIAAERIREKVVDAPPSYLLESRAASAERVRVTAELTDLHSTTLETMLAALRSSSLDDASARATVTDLAVKALVGLRTLSDRTTDLVEVPVAIAFERLREDLRPLTRFSGLEIEFIEPPQNGRALPGEVAHAGRAIVRGLVLAMTEQPDVSRVRTQWDCDGENLLINVRDDGRGVLDADSPSIGRLDRRVQALAGQLRIDVMPGWGVDVFVTLPLDLPARPAGDVAGWDLAARELEVLQHLVAGHRNRTIASSLGISENTVKFHVRNLFRKLDVGSRTEAIALAHSHGLR, encoded by the coding sequence ATGAGCGGAACCATCAATCAGCCCGTGAAGGAAGCCGCCGCGCCCCCCACCGACCTGCCATGGCCGCTTTTGCACGCCGTCGCGGCACTGGCGCAAGCCCCGTTGGTCCAGATCGCGGAGCAATTGCGCGCTGCCACACTCCCCTACCTGAGAAGCAGCGCGCTCGTGATCTTCACGGAAGACTGCACGGGGCGTCCACAGAAGAAGGCGGGGGCCGAAGAGATCATTTCCCGGGTCTCCATCGCCGAGCTGGACGCGCTGCGCGCAACCCTTTCGGATGAGGCACCGTGGTTCGGCGAAGCCGAACTCGCCGGCCGTCCTCGTCCCGCACTCGCCGTGAAGCACGCACCCAGCGGAGCCCTCCTCGTCCTGACGGATCCACACCCGTCGGATCCAGAGCACAACGCCGGGCTGGACTTGGTGACGTACCTGTGGCGCATAGCTGCCGAGCGGATTCGGGAGAAGGTGGTCGATGCGCCGCCGTCGTATCTGCTGGAATCGCGGGCCGCCTCGGCGGAGCGCGTCCGCGTGACCGCGGAACTGACCGATCTGCACTCCACGACCCTCGAAACAATGCTGGCCGCCCTGCGCTCGTCCTCCTTGGACGACGCGTCGGCCCGCGCCACCGTGACCGACCTGGCCGTCAAGGCCTTGGTCGGGCTCAGAACTCTCAGCGACCGCACGACCGACCTGGTGGAGGTGCCCGTCGCGATTGCCTTCGAGCGTTTACGCGAGGATCTGCGCCCGCTCACGCGATTCAGCGGCCTTGAGATCGAGTTCATCGAGCCACCTCAGAACGGAAGGGCCCTGCCCGGCGAGGTTGCGCACGCAGGACGTGCCATCGTCCGCGGGCTCGTGCTGGCCATGACCGAACAGCCCGACGTCAGCAGGGTGCGCACGCAATGGGACTGCGACGGCGAAAACCTGCTGATCAATGTGCGCGACGACGGCCGTGGCGTGCTCGACGCCGACTCGCCGAGCATCGGCCGGCTGGACCGCCGGGTCCAGGCGCTCGCCGGGCAGTTGCGGATCGACGTCATGCCGGGCTGGGGTGTCGACGTCTTCGTCACGCTCCCCCTCGATCTGCCGGCACGACCGGCCGGGGATGTCGCCGGATGGGATCTTGCCGCCCGCGAACTCGAGGTGCTCCAGCACCTTGTCGCCGGACACCGCAACCGGACGATCGCGTCATCGCTGGGGATCAGCGAAAACACGGTCAAGTTCCACGTGCGGAACTTGTTCAGGAAACTCGACGTGGGCTCGCGCACCGAGGCCATCGCACTGGCACACAGCCACGGACTTCGGTGA
- the zwf gene encoding glucose-6-phosphate dehydrogenase — protein MSVTHVDPPARSGHNPLRDPRDRRLNRIAGPSSLVLFGVTGDLARKKLMPAVYDLANRGLLPPSFSLVGFGRRDWGDEDFAAEVKQSVTAHARTPFDEAVWAQLAEGIRFVRGEFDDDRAFKQLSATLDELDEQRGTRGNHAFYLSIPPKAFEQVCRQLSEHGLAQATGDRWRRVVIEKPFGHDLESARKLNDVVESVFPPDAVFRIDHYLGKETVQNILALRFANQLFEPLWNANYVDHVQITMAESIGTGGRAGYYDGVGAARDVIQNHLLQLLALTAMEEPISFDADDLRAEKEKILAAVTLPDDLSTHSARGQFTGGWQGGEQVVGYLEEEGIPPHSTTETYAAIRVDINTRRWAGVPFYLRAGKRLGRRVTEIAVVFKRAPNLLFRDYGDDDFGQNAVVIRVQPDEGATIRFGSKVPGTQTEVRDVTMDFGYGHAFTESSPEAYERLILDVLLGEPPLFPRHTEVELSWKILDPFENYWAGLDEQPEPYAPGSWGPASADELLARDGRTWRRP, from the coding sequence ATGTCTGTTACCCACGTCGACCCGCCTGCGAGGTCCGGGCACAACCCGCTGCGGGATCCGCGCGACCGTCGATTGAACCGCATCGCCGGTCCGTCGTCACTGGTGCTCTTCGGCGTCACGGGAGACCTCGCGCGCAAGAAACTCATGCCGGCCGTGTACGACCTGGCCAACCGGGGCTTGTTGCCGCCGAGCTTTTCCCTCGTGGGCTTTGGCCGGCGCGACTGGGGCGACGAGGATTTCGCCGCGGAGGTCAAGCAGTCCGTCACGGCTCACGCCCGAACCCCGTTCGACGAGGCCGTGTGGGCGCAGCTTGCCGAAGGCATCCGGTTCGTGCGTGGCGAGTTCGATGACGACCGGGCGTTCAAACAGCTGAGTGCCACGCTCGACGAGCTGGACGAGCAGCGCGGCACACGGGGCAATCACGCGTTCTACCTTTCGATCCCGCCGAAGGCCTTCGAACAGGTCTGCCGCCAGTTGTCCGAGCACGGATTGGCGCAGGCCACGGGCGACAGGTGGCGCCGGGTGGTGATCGAGAAGCCGTTCGGGCACGACCTGGAATCGGCCCGCAAACTCAACGACGTCGTCGAATCCGTGTTTCCGCCGGACGCCGTGTTCCGGATCGACCACTACCTGGGTAAGGAGACGGTCCAGAACATCCTGGCCCTGCGGTTCGCCAACCAGCTCTTCGAGCCGCTGTGGAACGCCAATTACGTTGACCACGTTCAGATCACCATGGCCGAATCCATCGGGACCGGGGGCCGGGCGGGTTACTACGACGGCGTCGGCGCGGCCCGCGACGTCATCCAGAACCACCTTCTTCAACTCTTGGCCCTGACGGCCATGGAGGAACCGATCTCGTTCGACGCCGATGATCTGCGCGCCGAGAAGGAGAAGATCCTCGCTGCGGTCACACTGCCCGACGACCTGTCGACGCACTCGGCCCGCGGCCAGTTCACCGGTGGCTGGCAGGGCGGCGAGCAGGTTGTCGGTTACCTTGAAGAAGAAGGCATTCCGCCCCACTCCACGACCGAAACGTACGCGGCCATCCGCGTGGACATCAACACCCGGCGCTGGGCCGGAGTGCCGTTCTACCTGCGCGCCGGCAAGCGCCTCGGCCGGCGCGTGACGGAAATTGCCGTGGTGTTCAAACGCGCACCCAACCTGCTGTTCCGTGACTACGGCGACGACGACTTCGGCCAGAACGCCGTCGTGATCCGGGTGCAACCCGACGAGGGGGCCACCATTCGGTTCGGCTCCAAAGTGCCGGGCACCCAGACCGAGGTTCGCGACGTCACCATGGATTTCGGCTACGGCCACGCCTTCACCGAGTCCAGCCCCGAGGCCTACGAGCGGCTCATCCTGGACGTGCTGCTGGGCGAGCCGCCGCTGTTTCCCCGGCACACCGAAGTCGAATTGTCGTGGAAGATCCTCGATCCCTTCGAGAACTACTGGGCCGGCCTCGACGAACAACCAGAACCGTATGCGCCCGGCAGCTGGGGCCCCGCCTCGGCCGACGAGCTGCTCGCCCGTGACGGAAGAACGTGGAGAAGGCCGTGA